The following proteins come from a genomic window of Sorghum bicolor cultivar BTx623 chromosome 3, Sorghum_bicolor_NCBIv3, whole genome shotgun sequence:
- the LOC8082356 gene encoding vacuolar protein sorting-associated protein 28 homolog 1, with the protein MEVKLWNDKRERELLESYADLYAIIKSTEKLERAYVRDLVSAADYEAECLKLISQFNSLSSSLAGAVTVPRFVQAYRLDCPAALNRLLQSGVPATVELRAASASSAPAATATSAAAIAHCVQTFITAMDAVKLNMLANDQVRPLLQDVATSMARLGPLLPPDFEGKVKVNEWLGKLHKMGAADELTEQQARQLNFDLDSAYSAFLAALPAAGL; encoded by the coding sequence ATGGAGGTGAAGCTGTGGAACGACAAGCGGGAGCGGGAGCTCCTGGAGAGCTACGCGGACCTGTACGCGATCATCAAGTCCACGGAGAAGCTGGAGCGGGCCTACGTCCGCGACCTCGTCTCGGCCGCCGACTACGAGGCGGAGTGCCTCAAGCTCATCTCCCAATTCAACTCCCTCTCCTCCTCGCTCGCCGGCGCCGTCACCGTCCCGCGCTTCGTCCAGGCGTACCGCCTCGATTGCCCCGCCGCGCTCAATCGCCTCCTCCAGTCGGGCGTCCCGGCTACCGTCGAGCTCCGCGCCGCCTCCGCCTCATCCGCGccggccgccaccgccacctccGCCGCAGCCATCGCGCACTGTGTGCAGACCTTCATCACCGCCATGGACGCCGTCAAGCTCAACATGCTTGCCAACGACCAGGTCCGCCCCCTGCTGCAGGACGTCGCCACATCCATGGCCAGGCTCGGCCCCCTGCTGCCGCCCGACTTTGAAGGGAAGGTCAAGGTTAACGAGTGGCTGGGCAAGCTGCATAAGATGGGTGCCGCGGATGAGCTTACCGAGCAGCAGGCCAGGCAGCTTAACTTCGACCTCGATTCGGCCTACAGTGCCTTCTTGGCTGCGCTGCCCGCCGCTGGTCTGTAA